The proteins below come from a single Burkholderia sp. PAMC 26561 genomic window:
- a CDS encoding phosphocholine-specific phospholipase C, with amino-acid sequence MTLKSRRDFLRAAVQAAGSATAMGVVPAGIRNALAIPANNVHGSIQDVEHIVVLMQENRSFDHYFGTLQGVRGFGDTRAVTLPNGKPVFNQPLAAGLGEVLPFRPSAPDLGNQFIQDLPHDWKSGKGAYNDGRYDQWVPYKGTTTMAYLTREDIPFHYQLADAFTICDAYHCSINSSTDPNRYYMWTGWVGNDGNGGGPVIDNAEVGYSWGSYPEVLEKANISWKIYQDAGTGLDANGSWGWTNDPYIGNYGDNALLYLNQYRNAQPGSALYQKARTGTNAQAGDGYFDILKRDVQNNALPQVSWIVAPEAFSEHPNWPANYGAWYVDQVLQILTSNPAVWSKTVLLINYDENDGFFDHVVPPFPPASASDGKSTVSIVNEIFPGSSTYQSGAYGLGTRVPMLVVSPWSKGGFVCSEVFDHTSVIQFIEKRFGSRPNVIESNITPWRRAICGDLTSAFNFKNPNATLPTLPDTSGYAPVQKIRHPDYVPVPPAIQAVPKQEAGVRQARALPYELFVHAHAGTTNGVTFDFINTGSVGATFLVFTANSTTAPSCYTVEAGKRLRDDLPLAASNAYDYVIHGPNGFLRRFAGKAVEQHWWSDNQAIAEVVEGYDVANGNLQLRLKNLGTGKCNFTITSAYETGATIKQPIRGGGTETVYLDLREAFGWYDVTITIDTDSSFVRRFAGHVETGKSSMTDPALGS; translated from the coding sequence ATGACCTTAAAAAGCCGACGTGACTTCCTCAGGGCCGCTGTTCAGGCCGCCGGTTCCGCCACTGCAATGGGCGTCGTGCCCGCAGGCATTCGCAACGCACTCGCCATCCCCGCCAACAATGTGCACGGCAGCATCCAGGACGTCGAGCACATCGTCGTGCTGATGCAGGAAAATCGTTCATTCGATCATTACTTCGGCACGCTGCAAGGCGTACGCGGGTTCGGCGATACACGCGCCGTCACGCTGCCCAACGGCAAGCCGGTGTTCAATCAGCCGCTGGCTGCAGGCCTTGGCGAAGTGCTGCCCTTCCGTCCCAGCGCGCCGGATCTCGGCAACCAGTTCATCCAGGACTTGCCGCATGACTGGAAGTCGGGCAAAGGCGCCTACAACGACGGCCGCTACGACCAATGGGTGCCCTACAAGGGCACGACGACCATGGCGTATCTGACGCGCGAGGACATTCCATTTCACTACCAGCTCGCCGATGCCTTCACGATCTGCGATGCATACCACTGCTCGATCAATTCATCGACCGATCCGAATCGCTATTACATGTGGACCGGCTGGGTCGGCAACGACGGCAACGGCGGCGGACCGGTCATCGACAATGCGGAAGTCGGCTATAGCTGGGGGTCGTATCCGGAGGTGCTGGAGAAGGCAAACATCTCGTGGAAGATCTATCAGGACGCGGGCACGGGACTCGACGCCAACGGTTCGTGGGGCTGGACCAACGACCCGTACATTGGCAACTATGGCGACAACGCACTGCTTTACCTGAACCAGTATCGCAACGCGCAGCCGGGTAGCGCGCTGTATCAGAAGGCGCGTACGGGCACGAACGCCCAAGCAGGCGACGGATACTTCGATATCCTCAAGCGCGATGTCCAGAACAACGCGTTGCCGCAGGTTTCGTGGATCGTTGCGCCCGAAGCGTTCTCGGAGCATCCGAACTGGCCGGCGAACTACGGCGCGTGGTACGTCGACCAGGTGCTGCAGATTCTCACGTCGAATCCGGCGGTCTGGAGCAAGACGGTCTTGCTGATCAACTATGACGAGAACGATGGTTTCTTCGATCACGTCGTGCCGCCGTTTCCGCCCGCGTCTGCGTCCGACGGCAAGTCCACGGTCAGTATCGTCAACGAGATCTTCCCGGGCAGCTCGACCTACCAGAGCGGTGCATACGGCCTGGGGACGCGGGTGCCGATGCTGGTCGTTTCGCCGTGGTCAAAAGGCGGTTTCGTGTGCTCGGAGGTCTTCGATCATACGTCCGTGATTCAATTCATCGAGAAGCGTTTTGGTTCGCGTCCGAATGTCATCGAATCGAACATCACGCCATGGCGCCGGGCGATCTGCGGTGACCTGACATCCGCGTTCAACTTCAAGAACCCGAACGCAACCCTGCCGACGTTGCCCGATACAAGCGGTTACGCCCCGGTTCAGAAAATTCGTCATCCCGACTATGTTCCGGTGCCGCCCGCCATCCAGGCCGTACCGAAACAGGAAGCCGGTGTACGTCAGGCGCGTGCGCTGCCTTATGAGTTGTTCGTTCACGCGCATGCAGGCACCACCAACGGCGTCACGTTCGATTTCATCAACACGGGCAGCGTGGGCGCGACGTTTTTGGTTTTCACCGCGAACAGCACGACAGCGCCAAGCTGCTATACGGTCGAAGCCGGAAAGCGTCTGCGTGATGATTTGCCGCTGGCGGCTTCCAACGCATACGACTACGTGATCCACGGTCCCAATGGTTTCTTGCGGCGCTTTGCCGGCAAGGCTGTGGAGCAGCATTGGTGGAGTGACAATCAGGCGATCGCCGAAGTGGTCGAAGGCTACGATGTCGCGAATGGCAACCTTCAACTGCGCCTGAAGAATCTCGGAACCGGGAAATGCAACTTTACGATCACCAGCGCTTATGAAACCGGCGCCACGATCAAGCAGCCGATTCGCGGCGGCGGGACGGAGACGGTTTATCTGGATCTGCGTGAAGCGTTCGGGTGGTATGACGTGACGATTACCATCGATACGGACAGCTCGTTCGTGCGGCGATTTGCCGGGCATGTGGAGACCGGCAAGAGCAGCATGACGGATCCTGCGCTGGGGAGTTAA
- a CDS encoding catalase family protein codes for MSTPLSIRPLLFDSTFEQIPADEAETTQDLVKTLRGIIEATSADYGHAVRSVHAKSHGLLQGELTVPEGLPLELAQGAFAKPGTFPVVMRFSTNPGDILDDKVSTPRGLALKIIGVQGERLPGAEGQVTQDFVMQNALAFTAATPKAFLTTLKALAKTTDKAPGLKQALSAVLRGTESAVEALGGESGTLKSLGGHPKTNLLGETYSTVVPVLYGSYYGKVAIVPVSPELVALKDAPVDLDDKPNGLREAVNEFFATTGGEWEVRVQLATDIEKMPVEDASKKWSEEESPFVTVARIRVVSQPAWTDARSVAVDDGLAFSPWHGLSAHRPIGGVQRSRKPAYEMSSGFRGQFNGCPMHEPESLDRLPD; via the coding sequence ATGTCGACGCCACTCAGCATCCGCCCTTTGCTGTTCGATTCCACTTTCGAGCAAATCCCCGCCGACGAAGCCGAGACAACGCAGGACCTCGTCAAGACGCTGCGAGGCATCATTGAAGCCACTTCCGCCGACTATGGTCATGCCGTGCGCAGCGTCCACGCAAAAAGTCACGGCTTGCTGCAAGGCGAGCTGACCGTGCCGGAAGGTTTGCCGCTCGAGCTCGCACAAGGCGCGTTTGCCAAGCCCGGAACGTTCCCTGTCGTCATGCGGTTTTCGACTAACCCCGGCGATATCCTCGATGACAAGGTTTCCACGCCGCGTGGCCTCGCGTTGAAAATCATCGGCGTGCAAGGAGAGCGTTTGCCCGGCGCCGAAGGCCAGGTGACGCAGGACTTCGTGATGCAGAACGCGCTTGCGTTTACCGCCGCGACGCCGAAGGCGTTTCTCACCACGCTCAAGGCGCTGGCGAAGACAACCGATAAAGCGCCTGGCCTTAAGCAGGCGTTATCGGCGGTATTGCGCGGCACCGAGTCCGCTGTCGAGGCACTGGGCGGCGAGAGCGGCACGCTGAAGAGCCTCGGCGGGCACCCGAAAACAAACCTGCTTGGCGAGACCTACTCCACGGTCGTGCCGGTCCTGTATGGCTCGTACTACGGGAAGGTTGCGATCGTGCCGGTATCGCCGGAACTCGTCGCGCTGAAAGATGCGCCCGTGGATCTCGACGACAAACCCAATGGCCTGCGCGAAGCGGTCAATGAATTTTTCGCGACCACCGGCGGCGAGTGGGAAGTGCGGGTGCAACTCGCGACCGACATAGAGAAGATGCCGGTTGAAGATGCATCGAAGAAATGGTCGGAGGAAGAAAGTCCGTTCGTCACGGTCGCGCGCATCCGGGTGGTCTCTCAGCCGGCATGGACCGATGCCCGTTCGGTAGCGGTCGATGACGGCCTCGCCTTCAGCCCGTGGCATGGCCTGAGTGCGCATCGGCCAATTGGCGGGGTGCAGCGCTCGCGCAAACCCGCCTATGAAATGTCCTCGGGATTCCGGGGCCAGTTCAACGGCTGCCCCATGCACGAGCCTGAGTCACTGGACCGCTTGCCCGACTGA
- a CDS encoding glyoxalase superfamily protein: MKLSPAIPIFRIFSIDKAREFYVDFLGFKWEWEHRFSEDAPLYAQISRDAMTLHLSEHFGDATPGSALFVPTKGIDEWHAELTQKNYRHARPGVETMPWGRVLSVSDPFGNRISFCERAE, encoded by the coding sequence TTGAAACTGTCGCCCGCCATCCCTATCTTCCGAATTTTTTCCATCGATAAAGCCAGGGAGTTTTACGTCGATTTCCTTGGCTTCAAATGGGAATGGGAACACCGGTTTTCGGAAGACGCACCGCTTTACGCACAGATTTCGCGCGATGCAATGACGCTGCATCTGAGCGAACATTTCGGCGATGCCACGCCGGGCTCCGCACTGTTCGTCCCCACGAAAGGTATCGATGAATGGCATGCCGAGTTGACGCAAAAGAACTACCGGCATGCGCGGCCGGGCGTCGAGACCATGCCATGGGGTCGCGTGCTCTCAGTGTCCGATCCGTTCGGCAATCGCATCAGTTTTTGCGAACGCGCTGAATAA
- a CDS encoding FUSC family protein — translation MSIASIAQVFYRAHRFQPAAGASCAAVAPVPSSRLLCLLLGSDPGLLRFHTALRSALACLLTGFVTIGWTVATHRPPTLAAFALLFAMIAPLFLRDAGWRGWLRSLAAIYGAGCASFVAATALAPWPLAADAAFLAVLFTGMLVQACGPRALGSAMTAVVAFYLGLYLHPTFAHACMTLALSTAGVAIVVLTGRVLVPTHPRATLQRALSTVAQRAALVLADRRADEAQAIAHLSSLNEAALAVEEQLDLLDFAGAQRLRARLIEVEIDAALHAREGALLEQTDERLRIALRRLARAGQDAGSSTTRAAASKKSIASWRGLLSWLPASRATTAALIAMLIGHSVSPERWFWAVITTFVVFLGTRSRGDTIRKTGERVGGTLAGVAVSAMLVELLHGMPVLIVIAMILCVFGWAYFILTSYGQGVFFITVLVGLIYGELGFAIGPLVEMRVEEVFVGCVVAVAVAVLMMPLRTSHHIDAKVESVLAALNEITRLTETSFDAHASIASMRTLDRRWHELQAALRPLRTQRVFAWNTQMELAIGPLFACVQTARELTGLTARGASHVAAIDKIRARLAGAMSLFALRSGRAAASSMNHETRSSELTTARQT, via the coding sequence ATGTCCATCGCTTCCATTGCGCAGGTTTTTTATCGTGCGCATCGCTTCCAGCCCGCTGCCGGCGCGTCTTGTGCCGCTGTTGCTCCCGTTCCCTCATCACGCCTGCTGTGCCTCCTGCTTGGCTCCGATCCCGGACTGTTGCGCTTTCATACCGCGTTGCGCAGCGCGCTTGCGTGTTTGCTGACCGGGTTCGTGACGATCGGCTGGACCGTCGCGACGCATCGGCCGCCGACGCTCGCGGCATTCGCATTGTTGTTCGCGATGATCGCACCGCTGTTTCTGCGCGATGCCGGATGGCGCGGCTGGTTGCGTTCCCTTGCAGCAATCTACGGCGCGGGATGCGCGAGTTTCGTGGCCGCCACTGCGCTTGCCCCTTGGCCGCTTGCCGCCGATGCCGCCTTTCTCGCCGTGCTCTTCACCGGCATGCTGGTACAGGCGTGCGGGCCGCGCGCGCTCGGTAGTGCAATGACCGCTGTCGTCGCGTTCTATCTCGGGCTTTATCTGCATCCGACGTTTGCGCATGCGTGCATGACGCTGGCGTTATCGACCGCAGGCGTCGCCATTGTCGTGCTCACCGGGCGCGTACTCGTACCCACGCATCCGCGCGCCACCCTGCAGCGCGCACTGAGCACGGTTGCGCAGCGCGCGGCGCTCGTTCTCGCTGACCGTCGCGCGGATGAAGCGCAGGCGATCGCCCATTTATCGTCCCTCAACGAAGCGGCGCTCGCCGTCGAAGAGCAACTCGATCTGCTCGATTTCGCCGGCGCACAGCGGCTGCGCGCGAGGTTGATCGAGGTGGAAATCGACGCCGCCCTGCATGCACGGGAAGGCGCGCTGCTCGAACAAACCGATGAACGCTTGCGAATCGCGCTAAGGCGTCTTGCGCGTGCGGGCCAGGATGCGGGAAGTTCGACCACGCGCGCAGCGGCATCGAAGAAATCCATTGCCTCGTGGCGCGGGCTTCTTTCATGGCTGCCAGCAAGCCGGGCCACGACGGCGGCGTTGATCGCCATGCTGATCGGACATTCGGTTTCGCCTGAACGCTGGTTCTGGGCGGTCATCACTACCTTCGTCGTTTTCCTCGGCACACGTTCGCGCGGCGACACGATCCGCAAGACTGGGGAGCGCGTAGGCGGCACGCTGGCCGGCGTTGCGGTCAGCGCGATGCTGGTCGAACTGCTTCATGGCATGCCGGTGTTGATCGTCATCGCGATGATCTTGTGTGTCTTCGGCTGGGCGTACTTCATCCTGACCTCCTACGGGCAAGGTGTGTTTTTCATCACTGTGCTGGTGGGGCTGATCTATGGCGAATTGGGATTCGCGATCGGCCCACTGGTCGAAATGCGCGTGGAGGAAGTGTTCGTTGGCTGCGTGGTGGCCGTGGCGGTGGCCGTACTGATGATGCCGCTGCGGACGTCGCATCACATCGATGCAAAAGTGGAGAGCGTGCTCGCCGCGCTCAATGAGATCACGCGTCTAACCGAAACATCATTTGATGCGCACGCAAGCATCGCGTCCATGCGCACGCTCGACCGTCGCTGGCACGAATTGCAAGCGGCGTTGCGCCCCTTGCGCACGCAGCGTGTGTTTGCATGGAATACGCAGATGGAGCTTGCTATCGGACCACTCTTTGCATGCGTGCAGACCGCGCGGGAACTGACCGGGCTTACAGCGCGCGGCGCAAGTCACGTCGCTGCGATCGATAAAATTCGCGCCCGTCTGGCGGGTGCGATGTCGTTGTTTGCATTGCGTTCGGGGCGTGCCGCTGCGTCTTCAATGAATCACGAGACCCGTTCCAGCGAACTCACAACGGCACGTCAAACCTGA
- the cyoD gene encoding cytochrome o ubiquinol oxidase subunit IV has protein sequence MSNSNVHSGGEAHGSVRSYLIGFALSVILTAASFFIVMGHGMETSTAILLIAALALIQVVVHLVYFLHLNASSEQSWNVMAFGFTVMTAVILIGGSIWIMHNVSMNMMSR, from the coding sequence ATGTCGAACTCAAATGTGCATAGTGGTGGCGAGGCGCACGGCAGCGTGCGCTCTTATCTGATTGGTTTCGCGCTGTCGGTGATCCTGACGGCGGCGTCGTTTTTCATCGTGATGGGGCACGGCATGGAGACCAGCACGGCCATCTTGCTGATCGCCGCGCTAGCGCTGATCCAGGTGGTCGTGCATCTGGTTTATTTCCTGCACCTGAATGCATCGTCGGAACAATCATGGAACGTGATGGCGTTCGGATTCACCGTGATGACGGCGGTGATCCTGATCGGCGGGTCGATCTGGATCATGCACAACGTCAGCATGAACATGATGTCGCGTTGA
- the cyoC gene encoding cytochrome o ubiquinol oxidase subunit III: MLQKVNTVHLADEDPSAHHHPESHSVFGFWLYLMTDCVIFAALFAVFAVMSHQFAGGASAKDLFEIKGVAIETAILLVSSITFGFGMIGAQKQNRGALLFWLAVTFLLGLSFIVLEIREFSHLVAEGNGPDRSAFLSSFFTLVGTHGLHVTLGLIWMVVLAGQVIFKGQLSETMLRRLTCLSLFWHFLDVVWICVFTFVYLASVA; the protein is encoded by the coding sequence ATGCTTCAAAAAGTAAATACGGTGCATCTCGCCGACGAGGATCCCTCGGCGCACCATCATCCCGAGTCGCATAGCGTGTTCGGCTTCTGGCTGTATTTGATGACCGACTGCGTGATTTTCGCAGCCCTCTTTGCGGTGTTCGCGGTGATGAGCCATCAGTTCGCTGGCGGCGCGAGCGCGAAGGATCTCTTCGAGATCAAGGGTGTTGCGATCGAAACGGCAATCCTTCTGGTGAGCAGCATCACCTTCGGCTTTGGCATGATCGGCGCGCAAAAGCAGAATCGCGGAGCGTTGTTGTTCTGGCTTGCGGTGACGTTCTTGCTGGGGCTGTCATTTATCGTGCTCGAGATTCGCGAGTTCTCGCATCTTGTAGCCGAGGGCAACGGGCCGGATCGCAGCGCGTTCCTCTCGTCGTTCTTTACGCTGGTCGGCACGCACGGTTTGCACGTGACCCTGGGTCTGATCTGGATGGTCGTGCTTGCGGGCCAGGTGATCTTCAAGGGGCAGCTCAGCGAAACCATGCTGCGCCGCCTGACATGCCTGAGCCTTTTCTGGCACTTCCTGGACGTAGTATGGATCTGCGTCTTTACGTTTGTCTATCTCGCGAGCGTGGCCTGA